In Helianthus annuus cultivar XRQ/B chromosome 8, HanXRQr2.0-SUNRISE, whole genome shotgun sequence, a single genomic region encodes these proteins:
- the LOC110873214 gene encoding GDSL esterase/lipase At2g30310, translating into MFHLCFLFLLLSPVKSNGETITTFPAILIFGDSTVDTGNNNYITTAVKANHYPYGKDFPAHFPTGRFSNGKLTVDFLASMLGVKESIPPFLYPGLSTYELVTGVSFASAGTGYDTLTTAITRVLPMSKQVEYFKSYSERLKKIVGEKEARRIINRALVAVSAGTNDFIFNFYDVPTRQAEFNIYNYQEFILERLHDFVKELHTLGCRTMLIAGLPPIGCLPIQITAKFKELDRKCISQQNVEAQAYNKRLKELTFQIQMSLKGSRIFYVDIYKPIMDMIRSPEIHGFTETVKGCCGTGLLEAGPICTPLTPLCQNSSEYLFFDSIHPSEKAYRYVTECLMKEIIDKL; encoded by the exons ATGTTTCATCTTTGTTTTCTATTCCTGTTGTTATCACCGGTTAAAAGTAATGGCGAAACCATTACCACGTTTCCTGCTATTCTCATATTCGGTGATTCAACGGTCGATACGGGTAATAACAACTACATAACGACAGCCGTTAAAGCTAACCATTACCCTTACGGAAAAGACTTCCCAGCCCACTTTCCAACGGGCCGGTTTTCAAACGGAAAGTTAACCGTCGATTTCTTGGCGTCTATGTTAGGGGTAAAAGAGTCGATTCCACCATTCCTATACCCCGGTCTTTCCACCTATGAGCTAGTTACAGGTGTCAGTTTTGCATCAGCTGGAACTGGTTATGATACCCTCACTACTGCTATCACTAGAGTTTTACCGATGTCTAAGCAAGTTGAATATTTCAAGAGTTATAGCGAGAGATTGAAGAAGATTGTTGGGGAAAAAGAAGCGCGGAGGATTATAAATCGTGCGTTGGTTGCTGTTAGCGCGGGTACTAACGACTTTATCTTCAATTTTTATGATGTTCCAACAAGGCAAGCCGAGTTCAACATTTACAACTACCAAGAATTCATCCTAGAAAGACTTCACGACTTTGTTAAG GAGCTTCATACACTTGGTTGCAGAACAATGCTAATAGCCGGGCTTCCACCTATTGGCTGTCTACCAATACAAATTACAGCTAAGTTTAAAGAACTAGATAGAAAATGCATATCGCAACAAAATGTGGAAGCTCAAGCCTATAACAAAAGGCTTAAAGAACTTACGTTTCAAATACAGATGTCTCTTAAAGGAAGCAGAATCTTCTATGTAGACATATACAAGCCGATAATGGACATGATTAGAAGTCCAGAAATACATG GTTTTACTGAAACCGTGAAGGGCTGCTGTGGAACAGGGTTGTTGGAAGCGGGACCTATATGCACCCCACTCACTCCATTGTGTCAGAACTCGTCTGAATATTTGTTTTTCGATAGCATTCATCCTAGTGAAAAAGCTTACCGTTATGTTACGGAATGCCTTATGAAAGAAATCATTGATAAGTTGTAG